A region of Arabidopsis thaliana chromosome 5, partial sequence DNA encodes the following proteins:
- a CDS encoding HXXXD-type acyl-transferase family protein (HXXXD-type acyl-transferase family protein; FUNCTIONS IN: transferase activity, transferring acyl groups other than amino-acyl groups, transferase activity; INVOLVED IN: biological_process unknown; LOCATED IN: cellular_component unknown; EXPRESSED IN: root; CONTAINS InterPro DOMAIN/s: Transferase (InterPro:IPR003480); BEST Arabidopsis thaliana protein match is: HXXXD-type acyl-transferase family protein (TAIR:AT3G30280.1); Has 1807 Blast hits to 1807 proteins in 277 species: Archae - 0; Bacteria - 0; Metazoa - 736; Fungi - 347; Plants - 385; Viruses - 0; Other Eukaryotes - 339 (source: NCBI BLink).) — protein MDTMKVETIGKEIIKPSATTPTDLSTLQLSIMDILMPPVYAVAFLFYTKDDLISQEQTSHTLKTSLSEILTKFHPLAGRVNGVTIKSTDEGAVFVEARVDNCDLSGFLRSPDTESLKQLLPVDDEPAPTWPLLLVKATYFRCGGMAIGLCISHRLADAASLSIFLQAWAATARGESDLVASPDFCSTKLYPAANEAIKIPGEVVNRTSVTKRFVFVASKIEELRNKVASDVVPRPTRVQSVTSLIWKCVVTASTDTIREKALFQPANLRTKIPSLLSENQIGNLLFNSLILDGKAGMDIVETVKELQKRAEDLSGLVQDEEGSSMTIGWRLFGEIINSKFNREDHDMHSVTSWCKIPLYDACFGWGSPVWVAGSVSPNLDYVTVLIDSKDGQGIEAWVTLPQENMLLLEQSTELLAFASPNPSVLI, from the coding sequence ATGGACACCATGAAGGTAGAAACTATTGGTAAAGAGATCATTAAGCCATCTGCAACAACTCCAACTGATCTCTCAACTCTTCAACTCTCTATTATGGATATACTAATGCCTCCGGTTTACGCCGTTGCCTTTCTTTTCTACACCAAAGATGATTTGATCTCGCAAGAACAAACGTCTCATACTCTCAAAACTTCCCTGTCCGAGATCTTGACAAAATTCCACCCTTTGGCCGGTAGAGTCAATGGAGTCACCATCAAGAGTACCGACGAAGGAGCCGTCTTTGTGGAGGCACGCGTCGATAACTGCGATCTCTCTGGTTTTCTGAGATCCCCGGATACCGAATCACTCAAACAGTTGCTACCTGTAGATGACGAGCCCGCTCCTACATGGCCATTGCTTCTTGTGAAAGCAACCTACTTCCGATGTGGTGGCATGGCCATAGGACTCTGCATCTCCCATAGGCTCGCCGATGCAGCCTCTCTCTCGATTTTCTTACAGGCTTGGGCAGCCACAGCTAGAGGAGAGAGCGACTTGGTGGCCAGTCCTGACTTTTGTTCCACAAAACTTTACCCCGCAGCAAATGAAGCCATTAAAATTCCAGGGGAAGTAGTTAACAGAACAAGTGTCACGAAGAGATTTGTGTTTGTAGCATCTAAAATCGAAGAGCTCAGGAACAAAGTCGCTAGTGATGTCGTGCCTCGACCCACGCGGGTCCAGAGCGTGACTTCACTTATATGGAAATGTGTTGTGACTGCATCGACAGACACAATTCGTGAGAAAGCTCTGTTCCAACCGGCTAACTTGCGCACCAAGATACCTTCCCTTTTGTCTGAAAACCAAATCGGTAACCTCTTGTTTAACTCCTTAATCTTGGATGGGAAAGCCGGGATGGATATTGTAGAAACTGTTAAGGAACTACAAAAAAGAGCCGAGGATTTATCCGGTTTGGTTCAAGATGAGGAAGGGTCATCAATGACTATAGGTTGGAGATTGTTTGGTGAAATCATTAATTCCAAGTTTAACCGCGAAGATCATGACATGCATTCTGTAACTAGCTGGTGCAAGATTCCTCTTTATGATGCTTGCTTCGGGTGGGGATCTCCGGTTTGGGTAGCTGGATCTGTTTCTCCGAATCTAGACTATGTAACCGTGTTGATCGATTCTAAAGACGGACAAGGAATCGAAGCATGGGTGACATTGCCTCAAGAGAACATGTTACTGTTGGAGCAGAGCACAGAACTGCTTGCCTTTGCCTCCCCAAATCCAAGTGTATTGATCTAA